Proteins encoded within one genomic window of Theobroma cacao cultivar B97-61/B2 chromosome 7, Criollo_cocoa_genome_V2, whole genome shotgun sequence:
- the LOC18593367 gene encoding transcription termination factor MTERF9, chloroplastic, which yields MAALSLHNLNHFSSILFPSSPSPSPSSSLNSGFALSSGGSLKRGKFLVLLSTHSNPKILKSNKKSRYGQTINPYDTEEDEEGEEDEEFDEDDDMAGDDWLMNDDFAETHEFNVNGKKFKSQKGSGKEGNQRPHEQRQGSKGLKLRQGLIVAEDRIDVRNGNNVLKKSSVGKFYYASNQMKEVGSFCKDGGGKLVLKTSRENRYQRLADEIDFDEKWFPLLNYLRTFGLKESHFIQMYERHMPSLQINVCSAQERLDYLLSVGVKQRDIRRILLRQPQILEYTVENNLKSHVAFLMGLGIPNSRIGQIIASAPSLFSYSVENSLKPTVRYLIEEVGIKENDLGKVVQLSPQILVQRIDISWNTRYMFLSKELGAPRDSIVKMVRKHPQLLHYSIDGGLLPRINFLRSIGMRNSDILKVLTSLTQVLSLSLEDNLKPKYMYLVNELNNEVHSLTKYPMYLSLSLDQRIRPRHRFLVSLKKAPKGPFPLGSLVPTDECFCQQWAGTSLDKYLAFRQRLLLKEFAKKYEKH from the exons ATGGCAGCTTTGTCTCTTCACAATTTGAATCATTTCAGTTCAATTCTCTTCccttcttctccttctccttctccCTCTTCTTCTTTGAATTCGGGTTTTGCTTTGAGCAGTGGAGGAAGCCTCAAGAGAGGGAAGTTCTTGGTGCTATTGTCAACTCACTCTAATCCCAAAATTCTCAAGTCTAATAAGAAGTCAAGGTACGGTCAAACGATTAATCCTTATGATACTGAGGAGGACGAGGAGGgggaagaagatgaagaattTGATGAAGACGATGACATGGCTGGAGATGATTGGTTGATGAAT GATGACTTTGCTGAAACTCATGAATTCAATGTTAATGGCAAGAAATTTAAATCACAGAAGGGAAGCGGTAAAGAAG GGAACCAAAGACCGCATGAGCAACGCCAGGGATCGAAAGGATTGAAATTGAGACAAGGTCTTATTGTTGCTGAAGACAGAATTGATGTCAGAAATGGTAATAATGTTCTGAAGAAGAGCAGTGTAGGAAAGTTTTATTATGCTTCTAACCAAATGAAGGAAGTTGGTTCCTTTTGTAAAGATGGAGGAGGAAAG CTGGTGTTGAAGACATCTAGAGAAAACAGATATCAACGGCTGGCAGATGAAATTGATTTCGATGAAAAATGGTTCCCTCTTCTCAATTACCTACGTACTTTTGGGCTTAAAGAATCACATTTTATCCAAATGTATGAGAGACACATGCCTTCTCTCCAAATCAATGTGTGTTCTGCTCAGGAAAGGTTGGACTACTTGTTGAGTGTAGGTGTGAAGCAGAGAGACATTAGAAGAATACTTCTGAGACAACCACAGATTCTAGAATACACTGTGGAGAACAACTTGAAGTCCCATGTTGCTTTTTTAATGGGTCTGGGGATTCCAAATTCCAGAATAGGGCAGATAATTGCTTCTGCACCTTCTCTGTTTTCATATAGTGTtgaaaattcattaaaacCCACAGTGAGATATTTGATTGAGGAGGTTGgtattaaagaaaatgatttaGGTAAAGTTGTGCAGCTGAGCCCTCAGATTCTAGTTCAACGGATTGACATATCATGGAATACTCGCTATATGTTTCTCTCAAAGGAGTTAGGAGCACCCAGAGATAGTATTGTGAAGATGGTAAGAAAACATCCCCAGCTTCTTCATTACAGCATTGATGGCGGATTACTGCCCAGGATAAATTTCCTAAGAAGCATTGGGATGCGTAATTCTGATATCTTAAAAGTCTTGACTAGTCTTACACAG GTGTTATCTCTGTCTCTGGAAGACAATCTAAAGCCTAAATACATGTACTTGGTCAATGAGCTTAATAATGAGGTGCACTCCTTGACTAAATATCCTATGTACTTGAGCTTATCATTGGATCAGAGAATTCGACCCCGCCACCGGTTCTTGGTTTCCCTAAAGAAGGCTCCAAAGGGGCCATTTCCTCTCGGTTCATTGGTTCCAACTGATGAATGCTTTTGCCAGCAGTGGGCTGGAACTAGTTTAGATAAATATTTGGCATTTCGTCAGAGGTTGCTACTCAAGGAGTTCGCAAAGAAATATGAAAAGCATTGA
- the LOC18593368 gene encoding uncharacterized protein LOC18593368: MEASLCASHPLKLPLISTPTVTKYPNPTVKFTCNRTCKTLTGKNQWLMTTKVSAASIHDVSAVADPARVDITWQIVVGAIAGVTPFIVAGIEFSKRIIAQRRCEECGGSGLVFRDNDYFKCPGCGGFLPWQSWKRFFTG; encoded by the exons ATGGAAGCTTCACTTTGTGCTTCTCATCCACTCAAGCTACCCCTTATCTCAACACCCACAGTCACAAAGTACCCAAATCCGACTGTCAAGTTCACTTGCAACAGAACATGCAAAACTTTGACGGGAAAAAATCAATGGCTGATGACAACCAAGGTTTCTGCTGCTTCCATTCATGATGTTTCAGCCGTAGCTGATCCGGCCCGTGTCGATATTACATGGCAAATTGTTGTTGGAGCTATAG CTGGGGTTACCCCTTTCATTGTTGCAGGGATTGAATTCAGCAAAAGAATT ATCGCACAAAGAAGATGTGAAGAATGTGGGGGCTCAGGCCTTGTTTTCAGGGACAATGATTATTTCAAATGCCCTGGATGTG GTGGGTTTCTTCCATGGCAGTCATGGAAAAGATTCTTCACTGGTTAA